The DNA region GGCTTGCTGCTCCCCAAGCAAGAGCTGGCCCCTGTCACAAGGTCGTCCCCATGGTGAGGGACATGTGTGACCTCAGAACATCTGGGAAAACTGTAAATTGTGGGACACAAACCTCCAATTGCTTTTGAAGTCCTAATAAAGGTAATGGGTGAATCCtcatcctgctccatcctgctgtgcCCATTCCAGGGGTGTTCCATAACTCTGGTGCTGATTTCCTGAGAATAATGAGCAGCTTTTTGGGTCCAGCTTAGCTGGAAACCAAACTTCACCTCTTCAAACTTCacccagagggaagcaggaatgGAAAACCAAGAGCAGATGTGAGGCTACCCATGGGGACCTCAACAGTGCCAAAACATCAGCTTGGGATGGGACAAAGAAAATCACCAGGATCCAGAGTAGGAGAACAGGACCAGCAGCTCCACTCTCAGCTAGATCTGGGCTTGAAGGAGAAGTTAAAAAACATCTGGAGATTGGGTTTGTAATTAAATTATCTgggcatggcagcagcagctgagggtggCGGGCTCGGGGCCAGCCTGGCACCCAaaccagggctggcagggcacgGTGGGCATGGGGCCGTGGCTGTACAAGGGTGACAAGGACATTGTGGCTCAAACTGTCCCCTCTCAGAAAGCCCAGTGCCTCTGTGTCCTGGTGTTTCATGATATTTTGGGCTCCAAGTTGCAGCTCCTGCAACTGCTCTGCACCCCAAAAACAGCCAGAGAAGGGTAAAATTGTaagcaaaaaaaagcttttcagaagtAACAGGATGGTTCTTTACCAGTAAAGCAACTCTGTGGAAAACTGGAATTCAGTTTAAACAGCACAAAAACCAGCATTTTGGAATTGATTTTTACTAGTTAAgtaaaaataccccaaattaGTTCTGccacatatatatataagttATTTAAGCATATGTTACTTATAAAATtggttaattaaaaaaaggaacattcACAGGGAGAGAAGAGAACTGGCTGTTCCTGGTTTCCACGTTTGCCAAGATTTTAGGACTAGCAGAGCTCATCCCTCCATTCCTTGTTTTCAGTTTCCAAATGGAAGATGGAAGTTTTTTCTGGCCTTACCAGCTCCAGATTCCTCAGATCTGGGTAAACAACTCATTCAAGTGACTGAAaagaataatagaaaaaaataaagaaaatctgcTGTTTGCACCTGGTAAGGAAAAGAGGACACACTTGTGTCAAAAGCAGTTTTTGTGACcccagtcctgctctgctgcttccccatcccagggctTTGGCCTCCTTTAAAATGccagaagtaaataaatatttctgtggtgGTGTTGGTTTATTTGAAATGCTTGGAGTAGCTTCTAAGGACCCTGGAAATACTCTCATTTCATTCTATATTGAGAGTGGTCTgtgtttaaaacacatttaattttaacaaatatATCAATCTATGCAGCCCAGGCTCTGGATTTTGTCCTGATTTCTGTCATTGAATCATGAAATCACACAGGGAAAGCCCTCTAGGATCATTGtgtcccccagcactgccaaggccaccactagCCCCTgtctccaagtgccacatccacatagcttttaaatccttccagggatggggactccaccactgctaGGGCTGGACAACCCATTCAGTAATcttccctaatatccaacctaaacctcccctagcacagcttcaggctgtttcctcttgtccttgggagaagagaccgacccccagctggctacaacctccttccAGGTAACAGTAGGGAGggaaaaatccctgttttccctCGGGATGCTCAGGCAGAAAGGTGGGGTTGCTTGGGGAACTGAACCTGGGGGTTCAGCCTCATCATTAGACAGGAGTTCAGTGAAAGCCAGCAGTTCCAGCTCTGGTAAATAATCCCCATAAATCTGAAATGGAATTTCTCCTTGGAGCAGTGAGTTAGGAGAGATAATCCCCCACACCCCAAaccttctgcagagctgggctgtggctcagcagcagctcctcggtCAGGATTCCCCAGGCTGGGGATCACCAGGACCCCGGGAGCACACCCAGGAAAAGCTGATTCACTCCTTTAAAAGCTCAGGGAGACGTCGGTGGGCACGGAAACATCCTGAAGAGAATGGAgggatttcttcttttccaaggAATGTGGAAATCATGGAGTGTGACACTGCTTTAGATGGGATGCTGTGGGTTGGGAATGCAGGAATTGCAGGGCGAGAAAATGGCCCGGCTGAGGTTTGAGAGCCGCTTATGCAACCGCCGCTCGTCATGGGCCGCTTCTGCCTCATTTACTGCCCCGACAGCGCCGGGGACAGAGCCAGCCCCGGGGAGCCCTCCGTGCCGGGACAGAGCCAGCCCCGGGGAGCCCTCCGTGCCGGGACAGAGCCAGCCCCGGGGAGCCCTCCGTGCCGGGACAGAGCCAGCCCCGGGGAGCCCTCCGTGCCGGGACAGAGCCAGCCCCGGGGAGCCTGGCtcggctcagcccagcccctccgTGCCGGACCATGCGTGTTTAGCACGGCTCTGACCCAGAGCTGCGCAAGACGTGGGAGCTGCAGTGACGCCCCGGCGTcatccagggctgggctgggctcagccctgacGGATTTGAACACGACCTGCAgtagaaaacacaaaaacacgCCCAGATGTTGCCGCTGTGGGGTGACGGGACACCTGATAGCGGCAGGACCCGCTGTTCCCTGCGCTGCCGGGATTGACATTTCGCTGTGACACCACCGCGTCTCCAGCGGCAACACCCGGGAGCTTCTCgggacagccctgctctccctcatGTTTATCGAGCAGCTCTCCTCTCTCTACTCCCGCAGCTCCAGCGGCTCCGGGGGTGATGCTGCAGCTTGGAAACCAGAGCCACACACAGCAAACAGGGAGCCAAATCACCTCCAGACACAGGACATACCCTGAACACCAGACAAAGGCCAAACCAGTCTGGTTTGGGGCAATGGGGGCTTTATGTGCCGTAAAAATCCTTTAAATTCCCCCTGGAGCTGCTTATCCCAGGTTCTGTCTTGTTATTGTCAAAAGCAGGGATGGGTGGGCTGTGTCCTCTCTTCTTCAAGGCCAGGCtagatggggcttggagcagcctgggacaagggaaggtgtccctgcccagggcaggggtggcactggatgggctttgaggtcccttccaacccaaaccactccatgattctctgattcccttccccatctccccttccccatccctcctATCTCCTTTCCACACCATTCCTCTCCTTAATCCCACGATACTTCATGTTTGCCTctcaggcaggagcaggaagatgCTCATGACCAGGTTTTCCTACACCCTTGTCCAGGTGAGTATCAGAGAAAGCTCCCAGAACTCTGGATTTGCAGTGGGGCAGGTTGGAATCCAAACCAGCACCAGGGCAGGCCAGCTCCTTATCTCACCTGTGACAAACCAGCTCAGCAAAAGTGTTTGCTGAATTTTTGACATTTTGGGAGAAATTGGAAGCAATTCCTTGGCAGAAATAGGATTCATCTGACAACATCCAGCCAGCTCAATCCCCACAAACAATAGAGAGGAAAACATCACAGAATTATGCGtcctttaggttggaaaaggttTCTAAGATCATCAGTCCAACcattcctccagcactgccaaggctaCCACTAatccatgtccccaagtgccacatccacacagctttaaatccctccagggatggggattccaccactgccctgggcagctctgccagggctggacaccCCCTTCAGGAAGAACTTTTCCTTAATATCCAACCTAATCCTCTCCTGGAACCACTTGCCACTTGCTTTAAGCCCTAAATGTCCCAGGGTGGTTAGCCCTGTGGGCCAAggtggcagggccaggcaggaaCACCAGGAGGACACAACCAATCCCACCACCATCTGATTTGGGTCTTGCTGTGATGAGGAAACTTTTAATTGCAATAAACAGGAGAATATGGCGAAATCATGGAGCAGTAGTCTCATCCGAGGCAAACAAAGCTCCCCAAGCTGCACATCTGTGAAAATGCCTGGGATGAGGTAGCACCACCGTGAACACTTATGCATTTATGCAGGGGGAAGGTGCAGAGCTGTTGTTGTGATCATGGACACACAGATCCATTTTAAACAGACCCCCTGCTATATAAGGGGGGGCTCCACAGTTTCCTTCACCAGGTGAAAGAAGGAAACATTCCCAACCAAGCCACACCTGAGCAAGTCACCAGCAGAAATGGCTCCAggtacattttatttcagttttaaaggaTTTCCAGTGCTGGGTGTGTAGGGTAACAGACGATGGGGTGGTTCTGTGGTGGGATACACACACTCTTTACCATtcctaaattaaaatatgtCAATTTCTAaatcatgaaaaagaaaatctttcccTGAAATGTGACTCTAATCCACTTATTAATCTTTAACCTAAAGTGGGCAAGGAGAGTGTTGTGAGCTTAGGGAACAAGATCAAGCCAGTTGTAATAGTTGCTATTACTATAAATGTTGGCAGGGATAAGAAAACTAATATTCCATACCTCAGACAGGGATGAGGGTGATGTCTAATAATGTCCAAGTCCTACAGGCTCCAGGGCATTCCTCCTCCTAAGGGTCTTAGTTTCAGATGAGCTTCGTGGTCTGTGTGagcacaggtggacatttgTGTTGGATGTCATGGGCTGAAAACCTTTAGGCTTGACCAAGATCACCAAATCCTAAAGGTGTGACCCAGGGACCAAAAGCAGCTGGTCGCAGCACAGGTGATGCCACCAGCTCTTGTCCCAACCAGGGCAGGGACAAGGCCTAGGGGAAAACATGAGTATGTCAGGGAAAACCACAGAGACCTCTCTCATTTTTCATGGAGCAACCCCAATTCCAGCCAGGAAGACACTGCTGGTCtcactgggagcagccccagccccaaggGCAGGTCCAGTGAAAGGGTCTGCCTTGATTTCAGGGAGGGCTGAACCCACCCAGTGTCCAATAGGGCGCCATGGAAGGCGAGTGTGGATACAGCACAGGCAGAAgaggctgggaaggaattcccaggTGCTACCTCCTCCTCAGCGCAGTCCCCAAGGACTCTCAACACCTTCCTCTCCTTTGCAGGGTCCTGGCTCTCTCCTCTGGCCATTGCTGTGATCACCCTGGGACTGCAGTGGCCACAGGCAGCCGCCACCTTCCCGGCCATGCCCCTGTCCAGCCTGTTTGCCAACGCTGTGCTGAGGGCTCAGCACCTTCacctcctggctgctgagaCCTACAAGGAGTTTGTGAGTGCTGTGGCCTGAGGGCACCTTCTCGTGTTTCCTTGATGGCTCCAGGACTGTAAAACTTCCCAGAGAATTCCCAGCTGTTGGTGTCTTTGCCAGCTctcagggaggagaaggaactTTAACAGGATAGGGCAAGTTGTGTCCCACCTGCCTGGACACTGTCacctctctgtcccctctctgaTGCCTCCTTGGGACCATTTCCACCTGTGTCCAGACCCCCTGCACAGGGGTAGCTGGGAGGTGACACAGATATTTTGCAGGATTTCCCTGTCACCTTTGTCCCTGGGAGGGTCTGAGTGCTTAAACCCAGCAAGTGTCTGCTGCGACCCAGGAGCTGGCACGGGCTGTCCCTTTGGCACAGACTGTCCCTTTGGCACAGACTGTCCCTTCGGCACGGGCTGTCCCTTTGGCACGGGCTGTCCCTGGGGATCATCTCCTCCTTGGGAgaacctgtcccaggtgtgttctgttcctcctcctcctcctgcaggttGCTTGGAGCACTGCCTACCCTGTTCCCTCTGGTGACACTGAGTCacctgctgcccatgggcaTAACTGGCCCTTACTGAAGAGCAGCCCCTTGCCCTAGGGAGAGGGAGACCTTCAGGGCAGCTGTTGAGCCAACACACAAACTCCTGTTTCCCAGCTCTCCACCCTGTCCAGAGGCACCTCCTATCTCCCATTTATTCCTTGTAAAGAGGAACCATGCAGGACAGCTCAGGAATTCTCTGTGTGCTCTTCTCCAGCCTACGGGCAGCAGACCTGAGTGTATCTGGGATATCTCCACAGGAACGCAGCTACATCCCAGAGGACCAAAGGCACACCAACAAAAACTCCCAGGTAGCCTACTGCTACTCAGaaaccatccctgctcccacgGGGAAGGAGGATGCCCAGCAGAAATCGGTGAGTTCTGACCTGGGGCAGGCACAGACCTGTCTGTAGAGTCCCCACTGCAGGATCAGAGGGTTTCCACCTGTGAGACTTTTGGTGTTCTCactctcctctctcttctttgctgtttaaatCCTGCAGACTCTTCTGGGTTACACTATAAATCatattcccagctccagcatgaGAACgctgctgtctgcagaggaCCTGGGGCTGTGTAGTGCCCTCAGCCTGCAAACTGGAGATGCAGGAGCAGTGTTCCTCTCTGGCTCACCCCAGGCTGTTCCAgagggagctgttccagtgggAGCAAGATACTCCATCAAACACCACACTTACTCAGCTTTGACCCTTTCCCACCTCAATTTCAGGACATGGAGCTCCTCCGGTTTTCCCTGGTTCTCATCCAGTCCTGGCTGACCCCAGTGCAGTACCTGAGCAAGGTGTTCACAAACAACTTGGTTTTTGGCACCTCAGACAGGGTGTATGAAAAGCTAAAGGACTTGGAAGAAGGGATCCAAGCTCTGATGAGGGTAAGTCCCAGCATGACTGTGGAATAACAGAGATCTTCCAGGCACGGGCCACTCTCAGGGATCCACAGACCATGAGAAATCTCCCTGAATTCCACAGGCCATCCTTTGGACTTTGCTTTCCTTTAGATAACAAGATCATGACCCCCCAGTGCACAGGTCCCACCACTGAGGAGGGTAAGAACACAGGACAGGTGTTACCACAACCCCTCAGAGAGCAGATTCCACCAGGAACCGCAACATTCCAATCCAAAATCTTTCCAAACCCAGCACCAAAGAATTCCCAACATTggacaaacagcagcacaatGTTTGTTACATCTCCAGGCAAAGTACTTTGAAACGGGCAAATTTTGCAAGGTTTGAAACTTCACAATATTTTGTAAACACGTTTTTGTGCAGGGAAGGGCTTGCTCTGATGTTTCCCTCTTCCATTAATACAACACTCCAAGATGAGTGCTGGAGGGTGTTCTTTCCAAGGAACATCTTGTCAGAGAATCCCAGCatgtttgggtgggaagggacctcaaagcccatcccGTGCCACCCCTgacatggcagggacaccttccactgtcccaggtggctccaagccccatccaacctggccttgggcactgccagggatccaggggcagccccagctgctctgggcaccctgtgccagggcctgcccaccctcccagggaggaatttcttcctaagaCTCAACCCAAATGTCCCCTCCtccagtttaaaaccattctccCTTGTCACTCTCCCTCTCTTTTATAAGCCCCTTTAAGGTCTTCcttattttgggtttgttgttttaaattaaattgccCATTATCTGCCAGGACACCCTTCAGTTATGCATATTCTGTAAGTAAGATCTGCCAGCATCACCCTGAAGCTGTAGCTGTGAGAAATTAGTCGGGGCCATTATTTACACCTTCTAGCAGTTAAATAACTCGGTAAGTCAGGCCctgtgagcacacacagagcttctGTGCTGGAGTAAGAAGGCAAAGGAGTCAGGGCCACTGCAGATTTTGCTCTGCATTCTATGTGTGTTTGGGCATTGGGAAGCCACACACAGAAATGACACAAATACTCCTTTTCCAACGATTGATAACACTTTTTACTTCACCAAAACCATTCTGATGCTGATCACAGCAGGGAGAGTGGCTGAGTACAGATCTCCAGatggggatgtggggctggaTCAGAGCTTTGGGAAAGTAAGGGAAGAGAGAATCATTTGTGCAGTTCCCCATCCCTTTGGCTGGAAGGGCTGCAGTATTTCTCTGCgattttgccctttttttaaGCCCTCCCAGGACACTCctgcctccccacagccccgTGTGTGTCACTGGCACACTCAGTGCGCCACCTCCACCTGCGCGTTCTGCCGCACACACACCCAAAACCACATCTGAAATCCCATTTCAGAGCGGGGGGCAATTCCCCTGACCTGTCCCAGAGCACGGCAGGAGGTTTGTCCCTGGGAGACACCCCTGCCCGGCCGCGCCTCTCCCGGAATGTCCCCGTTGTCCcgcaggagctggaggagcggAGCCCGCGGGGTCCGCAGGTGCTCAAACCCACCTACGAGAAATTCGAGCTCCACCTGCGCGGCGAGGACGCGCTGGTCAAGAACTACGGGCTGCTGTCGTGCTTCAAAAAGGACCTGCACAAGGTGGAGACCTACCTGAAGGTGATGAGATGCCGGCGCTTCGGAGAGGGGAACTGCGCCCTCTGAGTCCACCCCGCTACTGGGAGAATAAACTGGAGAATACAACCCGCTACTGCCGACACGAGTCTGGCTTTTGGGGGGCAAGAGTCTGGCTTTTGGGGGGTACGGGATGTTCGGGGGGCTGAGAGGGGCGAGATGTCACACAGGGAGGTGCgatttggggctggggggtgagggtttggggctgggaggTGTATTTTGGGTTGGAGGAtgaggatttggggctgggaggtTGGATTTGGGGATAGACTTTGGGCTACAAGGTGGATATGGGGTGGGGCACAATTGGGGCTAAGGTGGGTGGATTTGTGGCTTCGGGGGAGATTTAGGGGTAGATTTGGGACTGGGTGGTGGATTTGGAGCTGGAAGATAAGGATTTGGGGCTGTGAAGGGGGATTGGGGAGTGGATTTGGGGCTGAACAGCaatttggggctgggattggatttggggctggaaggATGAATTAGGGTGTGGATTTAGGATCGGGGCAGAGTTGGGACTGAGAGGAGTGAATTTGTGGCttgggagggatttgggggtaGATTTGGGACTGAGCAGCAgatttggggctgggaaagTGGATTTGGGGTCTGAGGAGGGTGGGGCTGGTGGGTGAATTTGGAAGGTGCTGAGTCTAAGGTGGTCTTGGTTGGTGGTGCTCATGAGGTGGGTGCTGGTGCCAGCCTTGGCACAAGCCCTGAGCAGAAGATTTTCCTGTCACTGCATTTGGGAACACCATGGCTTCCCTGGGGAGGCTCAGTTTTGTGCCCAGAGGCCGCTCACCTCAGCAGGTACAGGCACTTCTCACCACAAACCTCATGGCAAAGGGGGAAAAGCTGACAGCAAGGgaagccctggccctgcagggtcaTGCTTTATTattgaagcagcagaaatgagggCACACAGAGGTGTCCCCAGATCCCCTCGGTTGTTTTAACTCATTCCCAATGCTCAGCTCCATCACTGCTTGTTCTTGTGGTGCCATTTCCTGAGACCCTGATGTGCTTCCATTTGTCCCACAAAAAGGAggg from Motacilla alba alba isolate MOTALB_02 chromosome 27, Motacilla_alba_V1.0_pri, whole genome shotgun sequence includes:
- the LOC119712073 gene encoding somatotropin yields the protein MAPGSWLSPLAIAVITLGLQWPQAAATFPAMPLSSLFANAVLRAQHLHLLAAETYKEFERSYIPEDQRHTNKNSQVAYCYSETIPAPTGKEDAQQKSDMELLRFSLVLIQSWLTPVQYLSKVFTNNLVFGTSDRVYEKLKDLEEGIQALMRELEERSPRGPQVLKPTYEKFELHLRGEDALVKNYGLLSCFKKDLHKVETYLKVMRCRRFGEGNCAL